A genomic region of Raphanus sativus cultivar WK10039 chromosome 6, ASM80110v3, whole genome shotgun sequence contains the following coding sequences:
- the LOC108812920 gene encoding auxin transporter protein 1, whose protein sequence is MSAGVSHGEEAIVSSGNDNEVDQINGTNTGKPDEHDPSSGSALSNFLWHGGSVWDAWFSCASNQVAQVLLTLPYSFSQLGMLSGIVLQIFYGLLGSWTAYLISVLYVEYRVRKEKEGKSFKNHVIQWFEVLDGLLGTYWKAVGLAFNCTFLLFGSVIQLIACASNIYYINDHLDKRTWTYIFGACCATTVFIPSFHNYRIWSFLGLGMTTYTAWYLAIASIIHGQTEGVKHTGPTKLVLYFTGATNILYTFGGHAVTVEIMHAMWKPQKFKYIYLMATLYVFTLTLPSASAVYWAFGDALLDHSNAFSLLPKNGWRDAAVILMLIHQFITFGFACTPLYFVWEKVIGMHDTKSICLRALARLPVVIPIWFLAIIFPFFGPINSAVGALLVSFTVYIIPSLAHMLTYRSASARQNAAEKPPFFLPSWTAMYVLNAFVVIWVLIVGFGFGGWASVTNFVRQVDTFGLFAKCYQCKSPVPAAAAAHAPVSALHHRL, encoded by the exons ATGTCGGCGGGTGTGAGTCATGGAGAAGAGGCGATAGTCTCAAGCGGAAATGACAACGAAGTAGATCAGATCAACGGCACCAACACCGGAAAACCCGACGAGCACGACCCCTCGAGCGGTTCTGCACTAAGCAACTTCCTCTGGCACGGCGGATCAGTCTGGGACGCTTGGTTCAGCTGCGCATCTAACCAG gTGGCGCAAGTGCTTTTGACGTTACCGTACTCGTTCAGTCAACTAGGGATGTTGTCAGGAATAGTGTTACAGATCTTCTATGGTCTACTCGGAAGCTGGACTGCGTATCTCATCAGTGTTCTCTACGTCGAGTATCGAGTTCGTAAAGAGAAAGAAGGCAAAAGCTTCAAAAACCATGTTATTCAG TGGTTCGAAGTACTTGATGGACTACTCGGCACATACTGGAAAGCAGTAGGACTCGCATTTAATTGCACTTTCCTCTTGTTTGGATCTGTAATCCAACTCATTGCTTGTGCCAG TAACATTTATTACATAAACGATCACTTGGACAAGAGAACATGGACTTATATATTCGGCGCGTGCTGTGCAACCACTGTGTTTATACCGTCGTTTCACAACTACCGAATCTGGTCATTCCTCGGCTTGGGTATGACCACTTACACCGCCTGGTACTTAGCCATCGCCTCCATTATCCACGGCCAg ACGGAAGGTGTGAAGCACACAGGTCCAACGAAGCTAGTGCTTTATTTTACCGGAGCTACCAATATCTTGTATACATTTGGTGGTCACGCGGTTACTGT CGAGATTATGCATGCAATGTGGAAACCACAAAAGTTTAAGTACATTTACTTGATGGCGACGTTGTATGTTTTCACACTAACGCTTCCGTCAGCTTCCGCCGTTTACTGGGCCTTCGGAGACGCACTTCTAGACCACTCCAACGCGTTCTCTCTTCTCCCCAAGAACGGATGGCGTGACGCTGCCGTTATTCTCATGCTCATTCACCAg TTTATAACGTTCGGATTCGCGTGTACCCCACTCTACTTTGTGTGGGAGAAAGTGATAGGGATGCATGACACAAAGAGCATTTGCTTGAGGGCTTTAGCTAGATTGCCTGTGGTTATACCGATATGGTTCTTAGCTATTATCTTCCCGTTCTTCGGTCCAATCAATTCAGCTGTTGGTGCTCTTCTGGTTAGCTTCACCGTGTATATTATCCCCTCCCTCGCTCACATGCTCACTTACCGATCTGCCTCCGCTCGTCAG AATGCGGCGGAGAAGCCACCGTTCTTCTTGCCGAGCTGGACGGCGATGTACGTGTTGAACGCTTTCGTGGTGATATGGGTTCTAATAGtcgggttcgggttcggtggATGGGCTAGTGTAACCAACTTTGTTCGCCAAGTCGACACTTTTGGTCTGTTTGCTAAGTGTTACCAATGTAAATCACCGGTTCCAGCTGCAGCAGCTGCGCACGCTCCGGTCTCTGCTTTACACCACCGCCTTTGA